Proteins co-encoded in one Azospirillum brasilense genomic window:
- a CDS encoding ATP-binding protein, which produces MTTDTAAAPMPMPRREQTGLLKRFLPRTLFGRSLLIIVTPVILAQAVATWIFYDRHWDTMTNRLAFAVAGDIAMVIGMLEHDPTPEGRNWTLAATARSTDLIVTLEPGSTLPEHPQKLRGMLENTLSKALHERVRRPFAINTRITREWYEIRVQMPDGVLSVMSPERRLFSPTSYIFILWMVGSALVLFTVAIIFMRNQIRPIKRLAAAADALGKGRDVRNFKPEGATEVRQAAVAFLRMRERIHRQITQRTEMLAGVSHDLRTPLTRMKLALDMIGDGPEVEELLTDVTEMETMIEGYLAFARGEGTETVQPTDLTRILNEVVSGVRREGAEVALAAPDGLTLPLRPNATRRCLANLLSNARRHGDRIWVRAEREDGFIDILVDDDGPGIPQASRDDVFKPFFRLDSSRNQATGGAGLGLTIARDVARSHGGDITLSDSPYGGLRVLIRLPV; this is translated from the coding sequence GGTGGCCACCTGGATCTTCTACGACCGGCACTGGGACACCATGACGAACCGGCTGGCCTTCGCGGTGGCCGGCGACATCGCCATGGTCATCGGCATGCTGGAGCACGACCCGACCCCGGAGGGACGCAACTGGACGCTGGCCGCCACGGCGCGCAGCACCGACCTGATCGTGACTCTGGAACCCGGCAGCACCCTGCCCGAGCATCCGCAGAAGCTGCGCGGGATGCTGGAGAACACGCTGAGCAAGGCGCTGCACGAGCGGGTGCGGCGGCCCTTCGCCATCAACACCCGGATCACCCGCGAATGGTACGAGATCCGCGTGCAGATGCCGGACGGCGTGCTGTCGGTGATGTCGCCGGAACGCCGCCTGTTCAGCCCGACCAGCTACATCTTCATCCTGTGGATGGTCGGCTCGGCCCTGGTGCTGTTCACCGTCGCCATCATCTTCATGCGCAACCAGATCCGCCCCATCAAGCGGCTGGCCGCCGCCGCGGACGCGCTGGGCAAGGGGCGCGACGTGCGCAACTTCAAGCCGGAGGGAGCGACCGAGGTGCGGCAGGCCGCCGTCGCCTTCCTGCGCATGCGCGAGCGCATCCACCGCCAGATCACCCAGCGGACGGAGATGCTGGCCGGCGTCAGCCACGATCTGCGGACGCCGCTGACCCGCATGAAGCTGGCGCTGGACATGATCGGCGACGGGCCGGAGGTCGAGGAGCTTCTGACCGACGTCACCGAGATGGAGACGATGATCGAGGGCTATCTGGCCTTTGCCCGCGGCGAGGGGACGGAGACCGTGCAGCCGACCGACCTGACGCGCATCCTCAACGAGGTGGTCTCCGGCGTCCGCCGCGAGGGGGCGGAGGTGGCCCTGGCGGCGCCGGACGGGCTGACCCTGCCGCTGCGCCCCAACGCGACGCGGCGCTGCCTCGCCAACCTGCTGTCCAACGCGCGGCGCCACGGCGACCGCATCTGGGTGCGGGCGGAGCGGGAGGACGGCTTCATCGACATCCTGGTGGACGACGACGGGCCGGGTATTCCCCAGGCATCGCGCGACGACGTGTTCAAACCCTTCTTCCGCTTGGACAGCTCCCGCAACCAGGCGACCGGCGGCGCCGGGCTGGGGCTGACCATCGCCCGCGACGTCGCCCGCAGCCACGGCGGCGACATCACGCTCAGCGACAGCCCCTACGGCGGCCTGCGCGTGCTGATCCGCCTGCCGGTGTGA
- a CDS encoding HNH endonuclease → MPVSSDEYRLMDVLQGGRCFYCGEPIGAKATFDHLIPLAYGGLDAAPNVVLAHRRCNQRKADRLPTPEEIDRFVTERRRSQLGVWPPLLALRDAEPGDEWMTVARAIAGL, encoded by the coding sequence ATGCCCGTCAGCTCCGACGAATACCGCCTCATGGACGTTCTGCAGGGCGGGCGCTGCTTCTATTGCGGGGAGCCGATAGGAGCCAAGGCGACCTTCGACCATCTGATTCCGCTGGCCTATGGCGGCCTCGACGCGGCGCCGAACGTCGTGCTGGCGCACCGCCGCTGCAACCAGCGCAAGGCCGACCGCCTGCCGACGCCGGAGGAGATCGACCGCTTCGTCACCGAGCGCCGCCGCAGCCAACTGGGCGTCTGGCCGCCGCTGCTGGCCCTGCGCGACGCCGAACCCGGCGACGAGTGGATGACCGTCGCCCGCGCCATCGCCGGGCTGTGA
- the treZ gene encoding malto-oligosyltrehalose trehalohydrolase — translation MPTAPKSNAFSGPIEGEALSLLQDKLLPGFLTGRRWYAAKDAGTPTVRIVDALPLPLASGSAQLCLLRVEAPGREPQLYQLPLVLDRDGKADGADPFVIAGPDALPWTGSLRDGYGDEEVVRALLDGIRKGGENGGLRYGRSRAFDSVKGALDGGAPLRWTGVEQSNTSVRVGDAAILKGLRKLESGTHPELEVGRFLTEVANFRNTPALLGWVERTGDGEAATLCILQELVPDARDAWSHVTAALAERVERFDDDKADDVALMTVMRRLGRRTAEMHRALATPGGGDAFTPEPVTPAMLSGWADGVRSLARRVLGQLREAAPRLNADIAPYAASLADSEATVMRQIATLTPRRGDFHAMRLHGDYHLGQVLAGKDDLFIVDFEGEPMRPLAERRAKHCILRDVAGMLRSITYAAAGARAALPDGLDETARGARTAWLNWWEGEAASAFVAGYREAIGDCPGWPADAATATQLLKLFLLEKALYEIGYELANRPDWLAIPLAGAIGILGADAGPEVADRASGPVGLAAPGATRIGEARAHAMPFGAQVQPDGSVRFTLWAPGTEQVSLWLEDTQALLPMVRRADGWFEWTTAQAQAGSRYQFELPDGLRVPDPASRHQPEDVHGPSEVIDPTVFHWSDAAWTGRPWHETVLYELHVGTFTEEGTFRAAIDKLDHLVELGVTAIELLPVADFPGARNWGYDGVLPYAPDAAYGRPEDLKALVDAAHAKGLMVFLDVVYNHFGPDGNYLHAYAKAFFTDRHKTPWGDAINVDGPRNATVRDYFIHNALYWIEEFHMDGLRFDAVHAILDDSDKLFLQELAERVHDAVRCRRHVHLVLENDENEAHLLERHPEGDPRWHTAQWNDDLHHCLHVWASGEDAGYYADYAGDAVKLARAMAEGFAFQGHASSYRGGEARGEPSAHLPPTAFVTFIQNHDQIGNRAFGDRITRFSRPEAVRAATSLYLLGPGIPMLFMGEEWASERPFPFFCDFADELAEAVRNGRREEFAKFPEFQDPKVRDRIPDPTAPETFQSAKLDWDDRDTGEHGEWLDWYRRILAVRRKEIAPRLENAPGGAAAHEVIDGRGIRVSWRLGDGSRLHLLANLSETPVEGMGEAVGRVLWTEGDGLDSGTMAPRSVLWTIEETTALDRLGERMGIETHYTGASGETVQASEGTIRALLAAMEVDADDPEEALAALERSELARPLPPVAVLRIDRPPFSVTVTLPAGSGTLRWTLTLEEGGERGGEADFADLPLVRKAGAEGQRFEVRRLDLGAAPAPGYHRLRLDVDGLRAEHPGLETTVIAAPATCHLPAPLQMGERIWGLSVQLYALRCAGDWGIGDFGDLVNVAEMAAARGAGIVGLNPLHALFLDNPDQASPYSPASRLFLNPLYIDVLAVPELMGCAEARDRIADEAFLRDVKAAEAAPLVDYAAVAALKLPVLERLFAHFQAEGSEERRRALAAFRAELGEGLERFCTFQALRERFAKDGTPDWRRWPEEYRDAASPAVRRFAEEQWERIDLFVWLQWLADSQLQAAAERARERGMAVGFFRDLAVGADSGGAETWADPHVVVAQAHVGAPPDLFNPAGQDWGLPPFHPHALREGGYARFIELLRANMRHAGALRIDHAMALQHVYWIPEGHPPSEGAYVAYPMDDLLGILALESQRNRCLVVGEDLGTVPEGFRERMAEAGVLSYRVMFFEWTEDGGFRGPDDYPYAALATVGSHDLATLRGWWEGHDITLKEERGLYPADGEAERQRDRRMAERARLLEALTDAFLPLPASFGPDSPYSEALGHAVHAFLARTGSAIAMVQMDDLTAELEQVNLPGTVDQYPNWRRKLRLALEDMADGPQAGAIAAIMAAARPAAVAAARPSPAPGEGGAGGAG, via the coding sequence TTGCCGACAGCGCCCAAATCGAACGCTTTTTCCGGCCCCATCGAGGGCGAGGCCCTGTCCCTGCTTCAGGACAAACTGCTTCCGGGCTTCCTGACCGGACGGCGTTGGTACGCCGCAAAGGACGCCGGCACGCCCACCGTGCGCATCGTCGATGCGCTGCCGCTTCCGCTGGCCTCCGGCTCCGCCCAGCTCTGCCTGCTGCGGGTGGAGGCCCCGGGGCGCGAGCCGCAGCTCTACCAGCTTCCCCTGGTGCTCGACCGCGACGGCAAGGCCGACGGCGCGGACCCCTTCGTCATCGCCGGCCCCGATGCGCTCCCCTGGACGGGCAGCCTGCGCGACGGCTACGGCGACGAGGAGGTGGTTCGCGCCTTGCTCGACGGCATCCGCAAGGGCGGTGAGAACGGCGGCCTGCGCTATGGCCGCAGCCGCGCCTTCGACTCCGTGAAGGGCGCGCTGGACGGCGGCGCCCCGCTGCGCTGGACCGGGGTGGAGCAATCCAACACCTCCGTCCGCGTCGGCGACGCGGCGATCCTGAAGGGGCTGCGCAAGCTGGAATCCGGCACCCATCCGGAGCTGGAGGTCGGGCGCTTCCTGACCGAGGTCGCCAACTTCCGCAACACCCCCGCCCTGCTCGGCTGGGTGGAGCGCACGGGTGACGGCGAGGCCGCCACCCTGTGCATCCTGCAGGAGCTGGTCCCCGACGCCCGCGACGCCTGGAGCCACGTCACCGCCGCCCTGGCGGAGCGCGTCGAGCGCTTCGACGACGACAAGGCGGACGACGTCGCGCTGATGACCGTCATGCGCCGGCTGGGCCGCCGCACGGCGGAGATGCACCGGGCGCTCGCCACCCCCGGCGGCGGTGACGCCTTCACGCCGGAACCCGTCACCCCCGCCATGCTTTCGGGCTGGGCGGACGGCGTGCGCAGCCTCGCCCGCCGCGTGCTGGGCCAGCTGCGCGAGGCCGCCCCGCGGCTGAACGCCGACATCGCCCCCTACGCCGCCTCCCTGGCCGACAGCGAGGCCACGGTGATGCGCCAGATCGCGACGCTGACGCCCCGGCGCGGCGACTTCCACGCCATGCGCCTGCACGGCGATTATCACCTGGGGCAGGTGCTGGCCGGCAAGGACGACCTGTTCATCGTCGATTTCGAGGGCGAGCCGATGCGCCCGCTGGCCGAACGGCGGGCCAAGCACTGCATCCTGCGCGACGTGGCGGGAATGCTGCGCTCCATCACCTACGCCGCCGCCGGGGCGCGGGCCGCCCTGCCCGACGGCCTGGACGAGACGGCGCGCGGCGCCCGCACCGCCTGGCTGAACTGGTGGGAGGGGGAAGCCGCATCCGCCTTCGTCGCCGGCTACCGCGAGGCCATCGGCGATTGCCCGGGCTGGCCCGCCGACGCGGCCACCGCCACGCAGCTTTTGAAACTCTTCCTGCTGGAGAAGGCGCTCTACGAGATCGGCTACGAGCTGGCGAACCGGCCCGACTGGCTGGCCATCCCGCTGGCCGGCGCCATCGGCATCCTCGGCGCCGACGCCGGGCCGGAGGTCGCCGACCGCGCGTCCGGCCCGGTCGGGCTGGCCGCCCCCGGCGCCACCCGTATTGGCGAGGCGCGGGCCCATGCCATGCCCTTCGGCGCGCAGGTGCAGCCCGACGGCTCCGTCCGCTTCACGCTGTGGGCGCCGGGGACCGAGCAGGTCTCGCTGTGGCTGGAGGACACCCAGGCCCTGCTGCCCATGGTGCGGCGGGCCGACGGCTGGTTCGAATGGACCACCGCCCAGGCCCAGGCGGGCAGCCGCTACCAGTTCGAGCTTCCCGACGGGCTGCGCGTGCCCGACCCGGCCTCCCGCCACCAGCCGGAGGACGTGCACGGGCCGAGCGAGGTGATCGACCCCACCGTGTTCCACTGGTCCGACGCCGCCTGGACCGGGCGCCCCTGGCACGAGACGGTGCTGTACGAGCTTCACGTCGGCACCTTCACCGAGGAAGGCACCTTCCGCGCCGCCATCGACAAGCTCGACCACCTCGTGGAGCTGGGCGTCACCGCCATCGAGCTGCTGCCGGTGGCCGATTTCCCCGGCGCCCGCAACTGGGGCTATGACGGGGTGCTGCCCTACGCCCCGGACGCCGCCTACGGCCGGCCGGAGGACCTGAAGGCGCTGGTCGACGCCGCCCACGCCAAGGGGCTGATGGTCTTCCTCGACGTCGTCTACAACCATTTCGGGCCGGACGGGAACTACCTCCACGCCTACGCCAAGGCCTTCTTCACCGACCGGCACAAGACGCCCTGGGGCGACGCCATCAACGTCGACGGGCCGCGCAACGCCACGGTGCGCGACTACTTCATCCACAACGCGCTCTATTGGATCGAGGAGTTCCACATGGACGGGCTGCGCTTCGACGCGGTCCACGCCATCCTCGACGACAGCGACAAGCTGTTCCTCCAGGAGCTGGCGGAACGCGTGCATGACGCCGTGCGCTGCCGCCGCCACGTCCATCTCGTTCTGGAGAACGACGAGAACGAAGCCCACCTGCTGGAACGCCATCCGGAGGGCGACCCGCGCTGGCACACCGCGCAGTGGAACGACGACCTGCACCACTGCCTGCACGTCTGGGCGTCCGGCGAGGACGCCGGCTATTACGCCGACTACGCCGGCGACGCGGTGAAGCTGGCCCGCGCCATGGCCGAGGGCTTCGCCTTCCAGGGCCACGCCTCCTCCTACCGCGGCGGCGAGGCGCGCGGCGAGCCGTCGGCGCACCTCCCGCCGACCGCCTTCGTCACCTTCATCCAGAATCACGACCAGATCGGCAACCGCGCCTTCGGGGACCGCATCACCCGCTTCTCGCGACCCGAGGCGGTGCGGGCGGCGACCTCGCTCTATCTGCTGGGGCCGGGCATCCCGATGCTGTTCATGGGCGAGGAGTGGGCCTCCGAGCGCCCCTTCCCCTTCTTCTGCGACTTCGCCGACGAGCTGGCCGAGGCGGTGCGCAACGGCCGTCGGGAGGAGTTCGCCAAGTTCCCTGAATTCCAGGACCCGAAGGTGCGCGACCGCATCCCCGACCCGACCGCGCCGGAGACCTTCCAGTCGGCCAAGCTCGATTGGGACGACCGCGACACGGGCGAGCATGGGGAATGGCTGGACTGGTACCGCCGCATCCTGGCGGTGCGCCGCAAGGAGATCGCGCCGCGGTTGGAGAACGCGCCCGGCGGTGCGGCCGCCCACGAGGTGATCGACGGGCGGGGCATCCGCGTCTCCTGGCGGCTGGGCGACGGCAGCCGCCTGCATCTGCTCGCCAACCTGTCCGAGACGCCGGTGGAGGGCATGGGCGAGGCCGTGGGCCGCGTCCTGTGGACCGAGGGCGACGGCCTCGATTCCGGAACCATGGCGCCGCGGTCCGTCCTGTGGACCATCGAGGAGACGACGGCGCTCGACCGGCTCGGCGAGCGGATGGGGATCGAGACGCACTACACCGGCGCGTCGGGCGAGACCGTCCAGGCGTCGGAGGGCACCATCCGCGCCCTCCTTGCCGCCATGGAGGTGGACGCCGACGACCCGGAGGAGGCGCTGGCGGCGCTGGAGCGGAGCGAGCTGGCCCGTCCCCTGCCCCCGGTGGCGGTGCTGCGCATCGACCGCCCGCCCTTCTCGGTCACCGTCACCCTGCCGGCGGGCAGCGGGACGCTGCGCTGGACCCTGACGCTGGAGGAGGGCGGCGAGCGCGGCGGCGAGGCCGATTTCGCCGATCTGCCGCTGGTCCGCAAGGCCGGTGCCGAGGGGCAGCGCTTCGAGGTGCGGCGCCTTGACCTCGGCGCGGCTCCGGCGCCCGGCTATCACCGGCTGCGGCTGGACGTGGACGGGCTGCGGGCGGAGCATCCCGGTCTGGAGACGACGGTGATCGCCGCCCCCGCCACCTGCCACCTGCCCGCCCCGCTCCAGATGGGTGAGCGGATCTGGGGCCTGTCGGTGCAGCTCTACGCCCTGCGCTGCGCCGGGGATTGGGGGATCGGCGATTTCGGCGACCTCGTCAACGTCGCGGAGATGGCGGCGGCGCGCGGGGCGGGCATCGTCGGGCTGAACCCGCTGCACGCCCTGTTCCTCGACAACCCCGATCAGGCCAGCCCCTATTCCCCGGCCAGCCGCCTGTTCCTCAACCCGCTCTACATTGACGTGCTGGCGGTGCCGGAGCTGATGGGCTGCGCCGAGGCCCGCGACCGGATCGCGGATGAGGCGTTCCTGCGGGACGTCAAGGCGGCGGAGGCCGCGCCGCTGGTCGACTACGCCGCCGTGGCGGCGCTGAAGCTGCCGGTCCTGGAACGGCTGTTCGCCCATTTCCAGGCGGAGGGCAGCGAGGAGCGGCGTCGGGCGCTCGCCGCCTTCCGGGCCGAGCTGGGCGAGGGGCTGGAGCGCTTCTGCACCTTCCAGGCCCTGCGCGAGCGTTTCGCCAAGGACGGCACGCCCGACTGGCGCCGCTGGCCGGAGGAGTATCGGGACGCCGCCTCCCCCGCCGTCCGCCGCTTCGCCGAGGAGCAGTGGGAGCGCATCGACCTCTTCGTCTGGCTGCAATGGCTGGCCGACAGCCAGTTGCAGGCGGCGGCGGAGCGGGCGCGGGAGCGCGGGATGGCCGTCGGCTTCTTCCGCGACCTCGCGGTCGGGGCGGACAGCGGCGGGGCGGAAACCTGGGCCGACCCGCATGTGGTGGTGGCGCAGGCCCATGTCGGCGCCCCGCCCGACCTGTTCAACCCGGCCGGGCAGGACTGGGGCCTGCCGCCCTTCCACCCCCACGCCCTGCGCGAGGGCGGCTATGCCCGCTTCATCGAGCTTCTGCGCGCCAACATGCGCCACGCCGGGGCGCTGCGCATCGACCACGCCATGGCGCTCCAGCACGTCTACTGGATACCGGAGGGGCACCCGCCCTCCGAAGGGGCCTACGTCGCCTACCCGATGGACGACCTCCTCGGAATCCTGGCCCTGGAGAGCCAGCGCAACCGTTGCCTCGTCGTCGGCGAGGATCTGGGCACCGTGCCCGAGGGATTCCGCGAGCGCATGGCGGAGGCGGGTGTCCTGAGTTACCGGGTGATGTTCTTCGAATGGACCGAGGATGGCGGATTCCGCGGCCCCGACGACTACCCCTACGCGGCGCTCGCCACGGTGGGCAGCCACGACCTCGCCACGCTGCGCGGCTGGTGGGAGGGGCACGACATCACGCTGAAGGAGGAACGCGGCCTCTACCCCGCCGACGGCGAGGCGGAGCGCCAGCGCGACCGCCGCATGGCCGAGCGCGCCCGCCTGCTGGAGGCCCTGACCGACGCCTTCCTGCCGCTGCCCGCCAGCTTCGGCCCCGACAGCCCTTACAGCGAAGCGCTCGGCCACGCGGTGCACGCCTTCCTGGCCCGCACCGGCTCGGCCATCGCCATGGTCCAGATGGACGACCTGACCGCCGAGCTGGAGCAGGTCAACCTGCCCGGCACGGTGGACCAGTACCCCAACTGGCGCCGCAAGCTGCGCCTCGCGCTGGAGGACATGGCCGACGGCCCGCAGGCCGGCGCCATCGCCGCCATCATGGCCGCCGCCCGGCCGGCCGCGGTGGCGGCCGCTCGCCCCTCTCCCGCCCCGGGAGAGGGTGGCGCCGGAGGCGCCGGGTGA
- a CDS encoding NAD(P)/FAD-dependent oxidoreductase, giving the protein MADRYDVVIVGGGVMGCAVAYFLANDPGFGGTVAVVERDPTYQRASSALSASSIRQQFSTPANIALSQFGLSFIRNATEHLSVEGDPVDLGLREPGYLYLATGAGADILRRNNAIQLSCGADVALLSPEELAARFPWLSVEGIALGSLGLSGEGWFDGYSLMQAFRRKAKALGVAMIAGEVAGIDTADGKVAAVRLADGRRLSCGVAVNAAGPQARRVATMAGVDLPVAARKRCVFVFDCRDELPGCPLVIDPSGVWFRPEGKQFICGAPPPADRDPDTDDLTVEHDLFEEMMWPALAERVPAFEAIKVTNAWAGFYEYNEIDQNAVIGPHPELRNFLFCNGFSGHGLQQAPGAGRGLAELIATGAYRSLNLSAFAYDRLVENRPLLETNVI; this is encoded by the coding sequence ATGGCGGATCGGTACGACGTCGTGATCGTCGGCGGTGGTGTGATGGGCTGCGCGGTCGCCTATTTCCTGGCGAACGACCCCGGCTTCGGCGGCACCGTGGCGGTGGTGGAGCGGGACCCGACCTACCAGCGCGCCTCCTCCGCCCTGTCGGCCAGCTCGATCCGTCAGCAGTTCTCGACCCCGGCGAACATCGCCCTGTCGCAATTCGGCCTGTCCTTCATCCGCAACGCGACGGAACATCTCTCCGTGGAGGGCGACCCGGTGGACCTGGGCCTGCGCGAGCCGGGCTATCTCTATCTGGCGACCGGGGCCGGGGCGGACATTTTGCGCCGGAACAACGCCATCCAGCTCTCCTGCGGCGCCGACGTCGCCCTGCTGTCGCCGGAGGAGCTGGCCGCCCGCTTCCCCTGGCTGTCGGTGGAGGGGATCGCGCTCGGCTCGCTGGGCCTGTCCGGGGAAGGCTGGTTCGACGGCTACAGCCTGATGCAGGCCTTCCGCCGCAAGGCCAAGGCGCTGGGCGTCGCCATGATCGCCGGGGAGGTCGCGGGCATCGACACCGCCGACGGCAAGGTCGCCGCGGTGCGTCTGGCCGACGGCCGGCGGCTGTCCTGCGGGGTGGCGGTCAACGCCGCCGGGCCGCAGGCCCGCCGCGTCGCCACCATGGCCGGGGTGGACCTGCCGGTGGCGGCGCGCAAGCGCTGCGTCTTCGTGTTCGACTGCCGCGATGAGCTGCCCGGCTGCCCGCTGGTCATCGACCCATCCGGCGTGTGGTTCCGGCCCGAGGGCAAGCAGTTCATCTGCGGCGCCCCGCCGCCCGCCGACCGCGACCCGGACACCGACGACCTGACGGTGGAGCACGACCTGTTCGAGGAGATGATGTGGCCGGCGCTGGCCGAGCGCGTGCCCGCCTTCGAGGCGATCAAGGTCACCAACGCCTGGGCCGGATTCTACGAATACAACGAGATCGACCAGAACGCCGTCATCGGGCCGCATCCGGAGCTTCGCAACTTCCTGTTCTGCAACGGTTTCAGCGGCCATGGGCTGCAACAGGCGCCGGGGGCCGGGCGCGGGCTGGCGGAGCTGATCGCGACCGGCGCCTATCGCAGCCTGAACCTGTCGGCCTTCGCCTACGACCGTCTGGTGGAGAACCGCCCCCTGCTGGAGACGAATGTCATCTGA